The following coding sequences lie in one Desertifilum tharense IPPAS B-1220 genomic window:
- a CDS encoding DUF2499 domain-containing protein has product MNALSIPTWMIHVSSVIEWIAAIWFIWQYGEQTRDRVWWGLSFAMLPALVSAMCACTWHFFDNPQSLEWLVTLQAAMTVVGNCTLMAAGWWIWRSRDKIADSETPASTPKEV; this is encoded by the coding sequence ATGAATGCTTTATCAATTCCCACTTGGATGATTCATGTTTCTAGCGTGATTGAATGGATCGCGGCGATTTGGTTTATTTGGCAGTATGGCGAACAAACTCGCGATCGCGTTTGGTGGGGTCTGTCTTTTGCCATGTTACCTGCTTTGGTGAGTGCGATGTGTGCTTGCACTTGGCACTTTTTTGATAATCCGCAATCCTTAGAATGGTTAGTTACCCTGCAAGCGGCGATGACGGTGGTGGGGAATTGTACGCTGATGGCGGCTGGCTGGTGGATTTGGCGATCGCGAGATAAAATAGCAGATTCGGAGACTCCCGCCTCAACTCCCAAGGAAGTCTAA
- a CDS encoding 1-acyl-sn-glycerol-3-phosphate acyltransferase, protein MTQVQPPLEFIPPSFNPVVLRLTQWAIRPLYQQFLTNIRSIEIQNLEQLADLYSQFQAGKIRLLLAFRHPSTYDPLCLGYTIWQELPKIARQQQIPLSASPHFHFIYDRGIPLWAGSMVGWLYSQLGGTPIHRGKLDIVGLRSARHLFANGTFPLAAAPEGATNGHNEIISPLEPGIAQLGFWCVEDLKKANRPEEVLILPVGMQYRYLTPPWQALERLLAELEETCGITEPLTLETLPQLPESEMNDPQSVLSPQQQVILYGRLYRLGEHLLTQMEAFYRRFYHQQIKTDPQSPFPERLSQLLDTALGVAEQFFNIPPKGNAIDRCRRLEEAGWAYIYREDIPNLEVLSPLERSLANRIAQEADLRLWHMRLVESFVAVTGRYVQEKPSAERFADTALLLWDAIARIQGTNPFNRPRLGKQSCQIIVGEPLSVSQRWETYTQNRARAKQAVTDLTQDLQQALSGLIVADAG, encoded by the coding sequence TTGACTCAGGTTCAGCCTCCCCTGGAATTTATCCCGCCGTCCTTTAATCCGGTTGTGCTACGGTTAACCCAATGGGCGATTAGACCCCTGTATCAACAGTTTTTAACCAATATCCGATCGATTGAGATTCAAAACCTCGAACAACTCGCGGATCTCTATAGTCAGTTTCAAGCCGGGAAAATTCGCCTATTGCTGGCGTTTCGCCACCCCAGTACCTACGATCCTCTGTGTTTAGGCTATACGATTTGGCAGGAACTCCCCAAAATTGCCCGCCAACAACAAATTCCCCTCTCGGCTTCCCCTCACTTCCACTTTATCTACGATCGCGGTATTCCCCTCTGGGCAGGTTCAATGGTGGGATGGTTATATTCTCAATTGGGGGGAACTCCCATTCATCGGGGTAAATTGGATATTGTGGGATTGCGATCGGCGAGACATTTATTCGCGAATGGTACATTTCCCCTAGCTGCCGCACCCGAAGGCGCAACCAACGGTCATAATGAGATTATTAGCCCCTTAGAACCCGGAATTGCTCAGTTAGGGTTTTGGTGCGTTGAAGATTTAAAGAAAGCCAACCGCCCCGAAGAGGTGTTAATTTTACCCGTGGGGATGCAGTACCGTTATTTGACTCCCCCGTGGCAGGCGTTAGAACGCTTGCTGGCAGAATTAGAGGAAACCTGCGGTATTACAGAACCTCTGACGCTAGAAACTCTACCGCAACTTCCCGAATCTGAGATGAACGATCCGCAAAGCGTCTTATCTCCCCAACAACAGGTCATTTTATACGGGCGTCTTTATCGTTTAGGAGAACATCTACTAACTCAGATGGAAGCCTTTTATCGGCGGTTCTACCATCAACAGATTAAAACAGACCCTCAATCCCCTTTCCCAGAACGGCTTTCTCAGCTTCTAGATACGGCGTTAGGCGTGGCAGAACAGTTCTTTAATATCCCCCCCAAAGGCAACGCCATCGATCGCTGTCGGCGCTTAGAGGAGGCGGGTTGGGCGTATATTTATCGCGAGGATATTCCGAATTTAGAGGTATTATCGCCTTTGGAGCGATCGCTCGCCAATCGGATCGCTCAAGAAGCCGATTTACGCCTTTGGCACATGCGCCTGGTGGAAAGTTTTGTGGCGGTAACAGGGAGATACGTCCAAGAAAAACCATCCGCCGAACGCTTTGCCGATACCGCCTTATTATTATGGGATGCGATCGCCCGCATTCAAGGCACCAACCCCTTTAATCGCCCTCGCTTAGGCAAACAAAGCTGTCAAATAATCGTCGGCGAACCCCTTTCAGTATCCCAACGCTGGGAAACTTACACCCAAAATCGCGCAAGAGCGAAACAAGCCGTCACTGATTTGACTCAAGACTTACAACAAGCCCTATCGGGGTTGATTGTTGCAGATGCGGGTTAG
- a CDS encoding recombinase family protein, producing MKIIAYSYTEPLLDKNPDSQIWGWEIDDVYQDIGNRQQLRQLLKDAQVEPPQYLLIRTLRELGDSLEEIQIRLAELAELKIKLIATEETLILDESESLKSSFLQLLTTLQDEQRSRRIRQGHARNRLQAKPPPGKPPYGYQRGKNSYILDKRTAPIVKEFFDRFLLFGSLRGAVRYLEKKYNKKIAVSTGFRWLTNPVYRGDTAFKDGETLLDTHVPIISREEAAQVDRLLRRNRRLPPRTASAPRSLAGLVSCGECGSAMTVSRVKPYRQEKEYLYLRPVECPQRPKCKALKYEAVLEATIKTICEDLQNAIASIPLPDLDRVKLGIESAIAQQQNILNQLPELTATGILDPETAQLRAYKVRISMAQLQARLAELPPVNLRSVAQAITLPQFWLDLSESERRFYLREFIRQIKIVRPSEQNWEIRLIFIF from the coding sequence ATGAAAATTATTGCCTATAGCTATACAGAACCCTTATTAGACAAAAATCCCGATAGCCAGATTTGGGGATGGGAAATTGACGATGTTTATCAAGATATTGGCAACCGCCAACAACTGAGACAACTCCTCAAAGATGCTCAAGTCGAACCTCCCCAATATTTACTCATTCGTACCCTAAGAGAATTAGGAGATTCCTTAGAAGAGATTCAAATTCGATTAGCAGAATTAGCAGAATTAAAGATTAAGCTAATTGCCACTGAAGAAACCTTAATTTTAGATGAATCTGAATCGCTTAAATCGAGCTTTCTACAACTTTTAACTACCCTTCAAGACGAACAACGTAGCCGACGAATTCGTCAAGGACATGCTAGAAATCGCTTACAGGCAAAGCCACCCCCAGGGAAACCGCCCTATGGGTATCAACGGGGGAAAAATAGCTATATTTTAGATAAAAGAACGGCACCTATTGTTAAAGAATTTTTCGATCGATTTCTGCTGTTTGGATCGTTACGCGGGGCAGTTCGTTATTTAGAAAAGAAATATAATAAGAAAATCGCCGTTTCCACTGGATTTCGCTGGTTAACCAACCCCGTTTATCGGGGAGATACTGCATTTAAAGATGGGGAAACCTTACTCGATACCCACGTTCCCATTATCTCTCGCGAAGAAGCGGCCCAAGTAGACCGTTTGCTGCGCCGCAACCGTCGCCTTCCGCCGCGTACTGCTAGCGCGCCGCGTTCCCTAGCCGGGTTAGTCAGTTGTGGAGAATGCGGTTCTGCGATGACGGTTAGCCGAGTGAAACCCTATCGCCAAGAGAAAGAATATCTGTATTTGCGCCCGGTAGAATGTCCTCAGCGTCCTAAGTGTAAAGCCTTGAAGTATGAAGCGGTACTAGAAGCGACGATCAAAACTATTTGTGAGGATCTGCAAAATGCGATCGCCTCCATCCCCTTACCCGATCTCGATCGCGTTAAACTGGGCATTGAAAGTGCGATCGCGCAACAACAAAACATCCTCAACCAACTCCCCGAACTCACCGCTACAGGAATTTTAGATCCAGAAACCGCCCAACTCCGCGCTTACAAAGTTCGCATTTCAATGGCTCAACTGCAAGCCCGTCTCGCCGAATTACCCCCAGTCAATCTGCGTTCAGTCGCTCAAGCCATTACCTTACCGCAATTTTGGCTAGATTTATCAGAGTCAGAACGGCGTTTTTATTTACGAGAATTTATTCGCCAAATTAAAATTGTCCGCCCGTCGGAGCAAAACTGGGAAATTCGTTTAATCTTTATCTTCTAG
- a CDS encoding VOC family protein, whose product MQVLQGLHTAILVSDVVRAEVFYGKILGLEKVDRTLKYPGAWYQLGDYQIHLIEDKNLVYSLQNSEKWGRNPHFALRVNCLESAKQILLDNGYEVQMSASGRAALFTRDPDGNVIELGE is encoded by the coding sequence ATGCAAGTATTGCAAGGTTTACATACTGCTATTTTAGTCTCGGATGTCGTTCGAGCTGAAGTTTTTTATGGTAAAATTTTAGGTTTAGAGAAAGTTGACAGAACCTTAAAATATCCGGGTGCGTGGTACCAACTCGGAGATTATCAAATTCATCTGATTGAAGACAAAAATTTAGTTTATTCCCTGCAAAATTCAGAAAAATGGGGTCGCAATCCTCATTTTGCTTTACGCGTGAATTGTTTAGAATCCGCCAAACAAATTTTACTGGATAACGGCTACGAAGTTCAAATGAGTGCTTCTGGTCGTGCAGCTTTATTCACTCGCGATCCAGATGGGAATGTCATTGAATTAGGGGAATAA
- a CDS encoding DUF3593 domain-containing protein yields the protein MLSKDALFAISLFPYLGFLWFITRSGKFPRLGLIGFYLTLVFVGVTIPAGIYAKQAYGEALANIDWLHGSAEFFLTLSNIVIALGFARAIAIHQQANPPKS from the coding sequence ATGTTATCGAAAGACGCGCTATTTGCAATTTCTCTATTTCCCTACCTGGGGTTTCTGTGGTTTATTACTCGATCGGGGAAGTTCCCGCGTTTGGGGTTAATTGGCTTTTATCTAACGCTAGTGTTTGTAGGGGTGACAATTCCGGCTGGAATTTACGCCAAACAAGCTTACGGCGAGGCGCTGGCTAATATAGACTGGTTGCACGGTTCGGCAGAGTTCTTTCTCACCCTATCCAATATTGTGATTGCTTTGGGGTTTGCTAGAGCGATCGCCATTCACCAACAAGCGAACCCCCCAAAAAGCTAG
- the fabG gene encoding 3-oxoacyl-ACP reductase FabG: protein MKGQRVLITGGTGGLGLGVVPAILAQGAELTIPYQKESEVERLKHHLSATEFSKIRFVAANLLNEAVVEQLIDDMGRVDVLIHLVGGFAMGKTHEYAYEAWKQDFDLNLHTTFLACKHSLRKMLEQGYGRIVTVGSRGAVQPVGQLASYGASKAAVVALTKAIADETKGTNITANCVLPSVIDTPANREAMGTTEADRWVKPESLAQVICFLASEAAQDLRGATIPVYGSI, encoded by the coding sequence ATGAAAGGTCAACGCGTTTTAATTACAGGTGGAACTGGGGGGTTAGGGTTAGGGGTAGTCCCTGCAATTTTAGCCCAAGGTGCAGAGTTAACCATTCCTTATCAGAAAGAATCCGAGGTAGAACGGTTAAAACACCATCTTTCTGCTACAGAATTCTCTAAGATTCGCTTTGTAGCGGCTAATTTGCTGAATGAGGCGGTGGTAGAACAACTGATCGACGATATGGGGAGAGTGGATGTCTTAATTCATCTGGTGGGTGGGTTTGCGATGGGGAAAACTCACGAATATGCTTATGAGGCTTGGAAACAGGATTTTGATTTGAACTTGCATACGACCTTTTTGGCTTGCAAGCACAGTTTGCGGAAAATGTTAGAACAGGGATATGGACGAATTGTCACAGTAGGATCGCGGGGTGCCGTTCAACCTGTGGGACAATTAGCTTCCTATGGTGCATCGAAAGCGGCCGTGGTAGCTTTAACGAAGGCGATCGCCGATGAAACCAAAGGCACCAATATTACCGCGAATTGCGTTCTTCCTAGCGTCATTGATACCCCCGCAAACCGAGAAGCAATGGGAACCACAGAGGCGGATCGTTGGGTAAAACCAGAGTCTTTGGCGCAGGTTATCTGCTTTCTAGCTTCCGAAGCCGCCCAAGATCTACGCGGGGCAACCATTCCCGTGTATGGTAGTATCTAG